Below is a genomic region from Microbacterium sp. LWO12-1.2.
TGTTCATCGTCGCGATCTCGACGGACTGGGTCGACGGGTACCTCGCACGTAAGTACGACATCGTCAGCGACTTCGGGAAGCTCTGGGACCCGATCGCCGACAAGCTTCTCACCGGGGCAGGCTTCATCGGTCTCGCGATCCTGGGGGAGCTCCAATGGTGGATCGTGCTGATCATCCTCGTTAGAGAGTGGGGAATCACCGTCCATCGGCTCGTCGTCGCCAAGGAGCATGTTGTGGCGGCTGCGTGGATGGGCAAGATCAAGACGGCGTTCCAGGGTGTGGCTCTGGGCTGGGCGCTGTTGCCGCTGCATGAGCTCATCGGTCTCGGACCATGGACCCTGGTCACCGGTGTGCTGATGATCATCGTGCTCATCCTCACCGTGGTGAGTGGGATCGATTACATCGTCGCGCAGGTCCGGGGCTCACGGCAGAAGGCATGACATCTTCGGCTGCCGCTGTTCTGACCGCTCTCGGGCGACGGGGGTGGACTCTCGGAGTCGCCGAGTCGCTGACCGGTGGGTCTGTCAGCGCAGCGCTGGTCGCGGTGCCCGGTGCGTCTTCCGTGCTGTGGGGTGGCGTCGTTGCATACGCGACGCCGGTGAAGCACTCTTTGCTCGGAGTCGACGAGAGTCTTCTCGAACGGCACGGGCCGGTGCATCCGACCGTCGCGTGGCAGATGGCGGATGGGGTGCGCCGCGCGGTGAGCGTCGGCGGCATCGCGGCTGATGTCGGAATCTCGACGA
It encodes:
- the pgsA gene encoding CDP-diacylglycerol--glycerol-3-phosphate 3-phosphatidyltransferase, whose translation is MTIPRQLPNAITIARIPLAVIFFVVLLLGGTYGVPSPGLRWTAAILFIVAISTDWVDGYLARKYDIVSDFGKLWDPIADKLLTGAGFIGLAILGELQWWIVLIILVREWGITVHRLVVAKEHVVAAAWMGKIKTAFQGVALGWALLPLHELIGLGPWTLVTGVLMIIVLILTVVSGIDYIVAQVRGSRQKA
- a CDS encoding CinA family protein is translated as MTSSAAAVLTALGRRGWTLGVAESLTGGSVSAALVAVPGASSVLWGGVVAYATPVKHSLLGVDESLLERHGPVHPTVAWQMADGVRRAVSVGGIAADVGISTTGIAGPDSPDGQPVGTVHVGVVTPETSRTVEFRFDGDRAQIRSAAVDAVLRTLCDVLGE